Sequence from the Streptomyces sp. NBC_00358 genome:
CGGGCGCCGGCCTCGGCGCGGGCTCGTGGACGAGCTGATCCGGCCCGCCGCGCCGGTGACCGCGTACCGCGTGCATCGTGGTGCGTCTCCCGTTCCTCCTCACCAGGTCGGCACGAAGCCGCCGTCGATGCGGATGTCGCTGCCGAGCATGTTCGCCGCGCGGTCGCCCGCCAGGAAGACCACCAGGTCCGCGATCTCCGAGGGCCGGGAGAAGCGGCCGCTGACGGTCGCTCCAGCCGCCTGCGCGATCACATCCTCGGGACGCAGCCCGGCTGCCGCCGACATGGTGTGCGCGACTCCGCCGCCTCCGATCCACAGGTCCGTCTCCACCGGTCCGGGGCTGACGCTGTTGACCCGCACTCCGCGCGGACCGAACTCCTTCGACAGCGCTTTGGAGAAGTTGGCCAGAGCCGCCTTGGCCGCGCTGTAGTCCACCACGGTCGGATCCGGCAGTTCGGCGTTCACCGAGCCGATGTTCACGATGGATCCGCCACCGGCCTCCAGCATGCCGGGGAGCAGCGCACGGGTGACGGCGACGGCGGCGAAGAGGTTGAGTTCGACGGTCTGCCGCC
This genomic interval carries:
- a CDS encoding oxidoreductase; translation: MVQELRGRTAVVTGASRGIGLAVAEALTAAGARVVAAARSTSDELDTLVKAGSTRWVRADLTEPGSADRLAAEAGPGVDILVNNVGSAPARPGGFLSVTDAQWRQTVELNLFAAVAVTRALLPGMLEAGGGSIVNIGSVNAELPDPTVVDYSAAKAALANFSKALSKEFGPRGVRVNSVSPGPVETDLWIGGGGVAHTMSAAAGLRPEDVIAQAAGATVSGRFSRPSEIADLVVFLAGDRAANMLGSDIRIDGGFVPTW